A part of Parvimonas micra genomic DNA contains:
- a CDS encoding LemA family protein codes for MIALYVILGVVVLLGLWLMSSYNKLIRLREMVKNAMGQIAANVESRWDALKSLIDATKKYSAHEAETLEKVIQARGSVNSSSSVKDIEADDNMFTQALSRLAVVVEAYPDLKANTLYLNTMDKIDEYEQDVKNSRMIYNDTVTRFNRTMLVFPVVLISRMMGFTEYEYFKNTEEKAAPPSWD; via the coding sequence ATGATAGCATTATATGTAATTCTGGGAGTGGTGGTTTTATTAGGATTATGGCTTATGTCAAGCTATAACAAATTAATAAGACTTAGAGAAATGGTTAAAAATGCTATGGGACAAATAGCAGCAAATGTTGAATCAAGATGGGATGCTTTAAAATCTTTGATTGATGCAACTAAAAAATATTCAGCACATGAAGCTGAAACATTAGAAAAAGTTATTCAAGCAAGAGGAAGTGTAAACAGTAGCAGTTCTGTAAAAGATATTGAAGCTGATGATAATATGTTTACTCAAGCTCTATCAAGACTTGCTGTTGTGGTTGAAGCATATCCTGATTTAAAAGCTAATACATTATATCTAAATACAATGGACAAGATTGATGAATATGAACAAGATGTAAAGAATTCAAGAATGATTTATAATGACACAGTTACCAGATTTAATAGGACTATGTTAGTATTCCCTGTAGTATTAATTTCAAGAATGATGGGATTCACTGAATACGAATATTTCAAAAACACAGAAGAAAAAGCAGCTCCTCCAAGCTGGGATTAA
- a CDS encoding YehR family lipoprotein, whose product MKNFKRILTSFMLIFSIILLIACGGEKSKTYYMSENGSEMTVKVKYKDDVVNELDIDAKMSYKSLDVENQEQAKLLFSMIKSMGASLEGIKFDVEYGNNEATLKVNIDLNKVNPEKLKALAGSFGGKVSEKSSGELEEGLNKIKSFKELEKSLLEAGFKEK is encoded by the coding sequence ATGAAAAATTTTAAAAGAATACTTACAAGTTTTATGTTGATTTTTTCAATTATATTACTGATAGCTTGTGGCGGAGAGAAAAGTAAAACTTATTACATGTCAGAAAACGGAAGTGAAATGACGGTAAAGGTAAAATATAAAGATGATGTAGTAAATGAATTGGATATTGATGCTAAAATGTCATATAAATCACTGGATGTAGAAAATCAAGAACAGGCAAAACTTCTATTTTCTATGATAAAGAGTATGGGAGCAAGTCTTGAAGGGATAAAATTTGATGTTGAATATGGTAATAATGAAGCCACATTAAAAGTTAATATTGATTTGAACAAAGTGAATCCTGAAAAGCTAAAAGCATTAGCCGGTTCATTTGGAGGAAAAGTTTCTGAAAAATCTTCAGGAGAGCTTGAAGAAGGGCTAAACAAAATAAAGAGTTTTAAAGAATTGGAAAAATCTCTTTTGGAAGCCGGATTTAAAGAAAAATAA
- a CDS encoding metal ABC transporter permease, with product MNGILDLLTDYTFLMIALGSGLLGLLSGIMGVYVTVRKQGLICDAISHSTLPGVCIAFMVLGIKNLEFLLLGAFIAGVIAALLIFGIDLKSKVKFDSALAIVLSTFFGLGVVLLALIQREANTNQAGLDKFIFGQAAAFLKKDIYFLIGIIILVLFVILLFWKELKLFSFDPEFAQTKGFSINLMTGILIVLLVISIVMGIQSVGVILMSTMLIAPPVAARQWTDKFNVMMILSGIFGAFSGITGSFISMYYKGLSTGPVIAIVASLIVFFSILFSPKKGILFSKKRTMQGGTK from the coding sequence ATGAACGGAATTTTAGATTTACTTACTGACTATACTTTTTTGATGATAGCTTTAGGTTCAGGACTTTTGGGACTTTTAAGTGGAATTATGGGAGTATATGTTACAGTGAGAAAACAAGGACTTATCTGTGATGCAATCAGCCATTCAACTCTTCCCGGTGTTTGTATTGCTTTTATGGTACTTGGAATTAAAAATTTGGAATTTTTACTTCTTGGAGCTTTTATTGCAGGAGTTATAGCGGCACTTCTTATTTTCGGAATTGATTTAAAATCAAAAGTAAAATTTGATAGTGCATTGGCAATTGTTTTGTCAACATTTTTTGGGCTTGGCGTTGTTTTACTTGCACTTATTCAAAGAGAAGCAAATACTAATCAAGCGGGTCTTGATAAATTTATATTTGGGCAAGCTGCCGCTTTTTTGAAAAAAGATATATATTTTTTAATCGGAATAATTATTTTGGTACTGTTTGTAATTTTACTATTTTGGAAAGAATTAAAACTTTTTTCCTTTGATCCGGAGTTTGCACAAACAAAGGGATTTTCTATAAATTTAATGACCGGAATATTAATAGTTTTACTTGTAATTTCAATAGTTATGGGAATTCAATCAGTTGGAGTAATTCTTATGAGTACAATGTTAATTGCACCACCTGTTGCTGCAAGACAATGGACGGATAAATTCAATGTTATGATGATTTTATCAGGAATTTTTGGAGCTTTTTCAGGAATTACCGGTTCATTTATAAGTATGTACTATAAGGGGTTGTCAACAGGACCGGTTATAGCGATAGTTGCAAGTTTAATTGTATTTTTTAGTATATTATTTTCGCCTAAAAAAGGAATTTTATTCAGTAAAAAGAGAACTATGCAAGGAGGGACTAAATGA
- a CDS encoding DUF3841 domain-containing protein has translation METVRLYTRQDIRSLKEIEEKGYFTNKISYVKENFGVISDYILNCYNYFVKEASKIVPKLDEVEMPVWCAVSNKNCMPVIENTVVYVLDVPEDEVIYFDGVKWDYVLNHHYIPLNEEDDKKYKKRLKDKGIDNGFEFFEGKYKNVFPEERQIVIDSWTRIFDIDEWDIYRVQANIWKIKKEWIYAIVNMGDKIP, from the coding sequence ATGGAAACTGTAAGATTATATACTAGACAAGATATTAGATCTTTAAAAGAAATCGAAGAGAAAGGTTATTTTACAAATAAAATTTCTTATGTTAAAGAAAATTTTGGAGTGATTTCTGACTATATTTTAAATTGCTATAATTATTTTGTAAAAGAAGCGAGTAAAATAGTACCAAAACTGGATGAAGTTGAAATGCCGGTTTGGTGTGCGGTAAGTAATAAAAATTGTATGCCTGTAATTGAGAATACGGTTGTATATGTTTTAGATGTTCCGGAAGATGAAGTAATCTACTTTGACGGAGTCAAATGGGATTATGTACTCAATCATCATTATATTCCTTTGAATGAAGAAGATGATAAAAAGTATAAAAAAAGATTAAAAGATAAGGGTATAGATAACGGATTTGAGTTTTTTGAAGGAAAGTATAAGAATGTTTTTCCAGAAGAAAGACAAATAGTTATAGACAGTTGGACTAGAATTTTCGATATTGATGAATGGGATATTTACAGAGTTCAAGCAAATATTTGGAAAATAAAAAAAGAATGGATTTATGCCATTGTAAATATGGGAGATAAAATCCCTTAA
- a CDS encoding extracellular solute-binding protein has product MKKKFLALMLSALMIGTTACGGSSEKKDDTSKNMQANEEVTGKIRIYTSMYEDIIANMKPALKKKFPNCEIEFFQGGTGTLQTKIAGEIDAGKLACDIIMVAEPSYAYELKEKKVLHKFDIENKDKLAFEYDKEGYWYPVRISNMVLAYNPEKTKKEDLAQTFKEFAEKESLTGKISMSDPLKSGTALAAISGLKDKYKDEYFTNLAKRKVAIEAGSVALTKLETGEMDELMILEESVLKKRQDDNSSLEVIYPKDGTIVVPSPIMVVDEKLTENKNTKAAEAISKWFLSEEGQKYIVKGWMHSVLKDFPEVPYDAIKTSEITSNSINVKWEQLVKDRDSLRKMFTDTIGKK; this is encoded by the coding sequence ATGAAAAAGAAATTTTTGGCACTTATGTTGTCAGCATTAATGATTGGAACTACTGCTTGCGGAGGAAGTTCTGAAAAGAAAGATGATACGAGTAAAAATATGCAGGCTAATGAAGAAGTTACCGGAAAAATTAGAATCTATACTTCAATGTATGAAGATATTATTGCTAATATGAAACCTGCACTCAAGAAGAAATTTCCTAATTGTGAAATCGAATTTTTTCAAGGCGGAACAGGAACTTTGCAAACAAAAATAGCTGGAGAAATCGATGCAGGAAAACTTGCTTGTGATATTATAATGGTTGCAGAACCTTCTTATGCTTATGAATTAAAAGAAAAGAAAGTACTACATAAATTTGATATCGAAAACAAAGATAAATTAGCTTTCGAATATGATAAAGAAGGATATTGGTATCCAGTTAGAATTTCTAATATGGTTTTAGCTTATAATCCTGAAAAAACAAAGAAAGAAGATTTAGCACAAACTTTTAAAGAATTTGCTGAAAAGGAAAGTCTTACAGGAAAAATTTCAATGTCAGATCCTTTAAAATCAGGTACAGCTCTTGCAGCTATCAGCGGATTAAAGGATAAATATAAGGATGAATATTTCACTAATTTAGCTAAGAGAAAAGTTGCTATTGAAGCGGGTAGTGTTGCTTTAACTAAACTTGAAACCGGAGAAATGGACGAACTTATGATTCTTGAAGAATCTGTTTTAAAGAAAAGACAAGATGATAACTCTTCATTGGAAGTTATATATCCTAAAGACGGAACTATTGTGGTTCCTTCACCAATTATGGTCGTAGATGAAAAATTAACAGAAAACAAGAATACAAAAGCGGCAGAAGCTATTTCAAAATGGTTTTTATCAGAAGAAGGTCAAAAATATATAGTTAAAGGATGGATGCACTCTGTATTAAAAGATTTTCCTGAAGTTCCTTATGATGCAATTAAAACTTCTGAAATTACATCAAACAGTATAAATGTTAAATGGGAGCAATTAGTTAAAGATAGAGATTCTCTAAGAAAGATGTTTACAGATACAATCGGTAAAAAATAA
- a CDS encoding ABC transporter ATP-binding protein yields MSTITIKELSKSFGNVEVLKPFTDTFKDGEFITLLGPSGCGKTTMLRLIAGFEKPTSGEILIGDNVVSGGKTFLPPEKRGIGMVFQSYAVWPHMNVFDNVAYPLKIAGIKKEEIKERVEKVLEIVHLSQYKDRAPSELSGGQQQRVALGRALIAKPKLLLLDEPLSNLDAKLREEMRFEIKEIQKRLGITVVYVTHDQIEAMTMSDRIILINKGVVQQIGTPEEIYRNPVNPFVANFVGRVNFIKGVAKDGFVELANTGKKLPYDGDKTGNVIVAIRPEALRIDERDGTIDAKLVSQFYLGDVNDCKVDLGNDNVVRVIDHVETYGVYEENSNIKLRIKNFMVFDDDGKDYTKIIT; encoded by the coding sequence ATGTCAACGATTACTATAAAAGAATTAAGTAAATCTTTTGGTAATGTAGAAGTTTTAAAACCTTTTACAGATACTTTTAAAGATGGTGAATTTATAACTCTACTAGGACCTTCAGGTTGTGGTAAAACAACAATGTTAAGACTTATAGCGGGATTTGAAAAACCTACAAGTGGAGAAATACTAATAGGAGATAATGTTGTTTCAGGAGGAAAAACATTCCTTCCGCCTGAAAAGAGAGGAATAGGAATGGTATTTCAATCATATGCAGTTTGGCCTCATATGAATGTTTTTGACAATGTTGCCTATCCTTTGAAAATAGCCGGTATAAAGAAAGAAGAAATAAAAGAGAGAGTTGAAAAAGTTTTAGAAATAGTTCACTTATCTCAATATAAAGATAGAGCTCCATCAGAACTTTCAGGTGGACAACAACAAAGGGTTGCATTAGGACGTGCTTTGATTGCAAAACCTAAATTACTTTTACTTGATGAACCCCTTTCAAACTTAGATGCGAAACTAAGAGAAGAAATGCGTTTTGAAATAAAGGAAATACAAAAAAGACTTGGAATTACAGTTGTATATGTAACACATGATCAAATAGAAGCTATGACAATGAGCGATAGAATTATTTTGATTAATAAAGGTGTTGTTCAACAAATAGGAACTCCTGAAGAAATTTACAGAAATCCCGTAAATCCTTTTGTTGCAAACTTTGTTGGTCGTGTTAATTTCATCAAAGGAGTTGCGAAAGACGGCTTTGTTGAACTTGCAAATACCGGAAAGAAATTACCTTATGACGGAGATAAGACAGGGAATGTTATAGTTGCAATAAGACCTGAAGCTCTTAGAATTGACGAAAGAGATGGAACAATTGATGCTAAACTTGTAAGTCAATTCTATCTTGGAGATGTAAATGACTGTAAAGTAGATTTAGGAAATGACAATGTAGTCAGAGTTATAGACCATGTTGAAACTTATGGAGTTTATGAAGAAAATTCAAATATCAAATTGAGAATTAAAAACTTTATGGTATTTGATGATGACGGAAAAGATTATACAAAGATAATAACTTAA
- a CDS encoding YehR family lipoprotein, with protein MKRLKSILLSLAMIFVVVLSTACSSKEATTATKTFVKEQNGMKVTLVYTYIEKEDKVIKQTSKTEAPFSAFQGKDVEQVKQQLQAVSKRYQGIKGLKETLDIQEDKFLEEVEVDYANFDYEKAKDLPGMTFSGDPSKTKVSMQKSEELVLKQGFVEQK; from the coding sequence ATGAAAAGATTAAAAAGTATTTTATTATCTTTAGCAATGATTTTTGTTGTGGTACTATCAACAGCATGCTCAAGCAAAGAAGCTACTACTGCTACAAAGACTTTTGTTAAAGAACAAAATGGAATGAAAGTAACTTTGGTTTATACTTACATTGAAAAAGAAGACAAGGTTATAAAGCAAACAAGCAAAACTGAAGCTCCATTTTCAGCATTTCAAGGTAAAGATGTAGAACAGGTTAAACAACAATTACAAGCTGTTTCTAAACGATATCAAGGAATTAAAGGTTTAAAAGAAACTCTTGATATTCAAGAAGATAAATTTCTTGAAGAAGTTGAAGTAGATTATGCAAACTTTGATTATGAAAAGGCAAAAGATCTTCCTGGAATGACTTTCTCAGGAGATCCTTCAAAAACTAAAGTTAGTATGCAAAAAAGCGAAGAATTAGTGTTAAAACAAGGATTTGTAGAACAAAAATAA
- a CDS encoding metal ABC transporter permease: MRQLEILIAVSLVSAACSLLGPFLILRKMSMMIDSITHTILLGIVIAFFITKDLTSPLLIVGAGLVGILTVFLTELINQKTTLHEDASIGLVFPFLFSIAIILISKFLRGVHLCIDSVLVGEVAFSIIPRIEFFGYEMSKVIFVMAVIFLIDLIFIWVFFKELKISTFDKNLSLISGFAPAVIYYALMSLVSITTVGAFNAVGSILVISYMVVPSATAYLLTHDLKKMIFISVFTGVLSSVIGFYMAYIYDLSIAGTIAIVNGLIFLLVFIFEPRNGIIKKILNENRKRAEFAEVTMMLHIINHENTERADIECNVVKINEHLCYAKNKFEKVLKNIVNKKFAYIENDIIKVTDIGREKTLNKFNEWMK; encoded by the coding sequence ATGAGACAATTAGAAATTTTAATAGCTGTAAGTTTAGTTTCAGCTGCTTGTTCACTATTGGGACCATTTTTAATTCTTAGAAAAATGTCTATGATGATAGATTCTATAACTCATACAATTTTACTTGGAATCGTAATTGCTTTTTTCATTACAAAAGATTTGACAAGTCCTTTGCTGATTGTCGGTGCCGGACTGGTTGGAATACTTACTGTATTTTTGACGGAGCTTATAAATCAAAAGACAACTTTGCATGAAGATGCGTCAATAGGGCTTGTATTTCCATTTTTGTTCAGTATTGCTATAATATTGATTTCAAAATTTTTAAGAGGAGTGCATCTCTGTATTGACTCCGTTTTAGTTGGAGAAGTTGCATTTTCAATAATTCCGAGAATCGAGTTTTTCGGTTATGAAATGTCAAAGGTTATTTTTGTAATGGCAGTAATATTTTTAATTGATTTGATTTTTATTTGGGTGTTTTTTAAAGAATTAAAAATTTCTACATTCGACAAAAATTTAAGTTTGATTTCCGGATTTGCACCGGCTGTTATTTATTACGCTTTGATGAGTTTAGTTTCTATAACAACTGTAGGAGCATTTAATGCGGTGGGTTCAATACTTGTAATTTCATATATGGTTGTTCCGTCTGCAACGGCATATCTATTAACACATGATTTGAAGAAAATGATATTTATAAGTGTTTTCACGGGAGTTTTAAGTAGTGTAATAGGATTTTATATGGCATATATTTATGACCTTTCTATTGCAGGAACAATAGCCATAGTTAACGGATTGATATTTTTATTAGTATTTATATTTGAACCGAGAAACGGAATTATCAAAAAAATATTAAATGAAAACAGAAAAAGGGCTGAATTTGCAGAGGTTACAATGATGCTTCATATTATAAATCATGAAAATACTGAAAGAGCTGACATCGAGTGTAATGTTGTAAAAATAAATGAGCATTTATGTTATGCAAAGAATAAATTTGAAAAAGTTTTAAAGAACATAGTAAATAAAAAATTTGCTTATATTGAAAATGACATTATAAAAGTTACCGATATAGGCAGAGAAAAAACTTTGAATAAATTTAATGAATGGATGAAGTAA
- a CDS encoding metal ABC transporter solute-binding protein, Zn/Mn family — translation MRKKIILLLALVLSVGVLGACTKKDDSKNKEGEKKTEQKTSKKKVVATSTMLTDLVKQIGGDNFEVEGMMKAGVDPHLYKPTAGDVEKLEKADVVVVNGLHLEGQMGEILQGLEKQNKNVVTAAKNIPSDRLLPWDEEGAGPNDPHIWFSVKNWKIAAKNVAEGLKKADSSKAEEIDKNLAKYEKELDELSDYIKKKVSELPENQRVLVTAHDAFNYFAKEFGFKVEAIQGISTESEASAADIKKLSDFLVKTKIKAVFVESSVPKKTIESLVESCKAKGHNVKIGGELYSDSLGDDNTKENTYISMFKYNIDTIVDALK, via the coding sequence ATGAGAAAAAAAATTATATTATTACTTGCATTGGTACTTTCCGTTGGGGTTTTAGGAGCTTGTACCAAAAAAGATGATAGTAAAAACAAAGAGGGAGAAAAGAAAACTGAGCAAAAGACTTCAAAGAAAAAAGTTGTTGCTACAAGTACAATGCTTACAGATTTGGTAAAGCAAATCGGTGGAGATAACTTTGAAGTTGAAGGAATGATGAAAGCGGGAGTTGACCCTCATCTATATAAGCCTACAGCAGGCGATGTGGAAAAACTTGAAAAAGCAGATGTTGTAGTTGTAAACGGATTACATTTGGAAGGACAAATGGGAGAAATTTTACAAGGTTTAGAAAAACAAAATAAGAACGTTGTAACTGCAGCAAAAAATATTCCATCAGATAGATTACTTCCTTGGGATGAAGAAGGAGCAGGTCCTAATGATCCACATATTTGGTTTAGTGTTAAGAACTGGAAAATAGCTGCGAAAAATGTAGCAGAAGGTTTGAAGAAAGCTGATAGTTCAAAAGCTGAAGAAATAGATAAAAATCTTGCTAAATATGAAAAAGAACTTGATGAACTTTCTGATTATATAAAGAAAAAAGTTTCTGAATTACCTGAAAATCAAAGAGTTTTAGTTACCGCTCATGATGCTTTTAACTATTTTGCAAAGGAATTCGGATTTAAGGTAGAGGCTATTCAAGGAATCAGTACAGAATCAGAAGCAAGTGCAGCTGATATAAAGAAACTTTCAGATTTCTTGGTTAAAACAAAAATAAAAGCAGTTTTTGTTGAATCTTCAGTTCCTAAGAAAACTATTGAATCTTTAGTTGAATCTTGTAAAGCTAAAGGACATAATGTTAAAATAGGTGGAGAGTTGTATTCTGACTCATTAGGAGATGATAATACAAAAGAAAATACTTATATCTCAATGTTTAAATATAATATTGATACTATAGTTGATGCTTTAAAATAA
- a CDS encoding ABC transporter permease: MQKTERKFRIDIKWIIILSIIAFLLIFEVFPLLYLFVKSIFPNGSFTLEAFKRVYSYDANFIAIRNTIVTAVATTFFGMLIAFPLAFLVGRTNLYGKKIFRTMFVITYMVPPYVGAMAWLRLLNPRVGTLNMFIQKIFGLSEPIFNIYSVWGMIWVLTCFYYPYAFITISRAMEKMDPSLEEAARISGASPLKTLFTVTIPMMTPSLIAAGLLVFVTAASCYGIPSIIGAPGQIHTVTTRIIEFVHIGNEEGIIDATTLAVFLMIIANLVLYFSTFVLGKKQFITMSGKSTRPTIVDLGKWRTPLTILVSIFSFIVVIVPFITVALTSVTINMGKPLSARNISFRFWKQMLTRDSILSSTMNSLIAACAAAFLGIIISCMMAYLLERTRVKGRKIPDFLITVGSGTPSIAIALALIMTMSGKFGINIYNTIYIMIIAYMIKYMLMGMRTVVSGMSQVHPSLEEASQISGAGWLRMVKDVTAPLIMPSIVAGIFLIFMPCFYELTMSTLLYSSHTKTIGFELYNYQTYHSQQIASVLATAILIFVLVVNWILNKLTKGKFSI, from the coding sequence ATGCAAAAGACAGAAAGAAAATTTAGAATAGATATAAAGTGGATAATAATACTATCGATTATAGCATTTTTACTTATTTTTGAAGTTTTTCCGCTTTTATATCTCTTTGTTAAATCTATATTTCCAAACGGGAGTTTTACTTTAGAAGCTTTTAAGAGAGTTTATAGTTATGATGCGAATTTTATAGCTATTAGAAATACGATTGTTACTGCGGTTGCAACAACATTTTTTGGAATGTTAATTGCTTTTCCGCTTGCTTTTTTAGTTGGAAGAACTAATTTATATGGTAAAAAAATATTTAGAACTATGTTTGTTATAACATATATGGTTCCACCTTATGTAGGAGCTATGGCTTGGCTTAGACTTTTAAATCCGAGAGTTGGAACTTTAAATATGTTTATTCAAAAGATATTTGGTCTTAGCGAACCTATTTTCAATATATATAGTGTATGGGGAATGATTTGGGTACTTACTTGTTTTTATTATCCTTATGCTTTTATCACTATTTCTCGTGCAATGGAAAAAATGGATCCTTCTTTAGAAGAAGCTGCTAGAATTTCAGGAGCAAGTCCTTTAAAGACTTTATTTACTGTTACAATTCCAATGATGACACCAAGTTTAATTGCTGCGGGACTTTTAGTTTTTGTAACGGCTGCATCTTGTTACGGTATTCCGTCAATCATTGGAGCTCCGGGACAAATTCATACAGTTACAACTAGAATAATAGAGTTTGTTCATATAGGAAATGAAGAAGGCATAATTGATGCTACAACTTTAGCAGTATTCTTGATGATAATTGCAAATTTAGTTTTGTACTTTTCAACATTTGTACTGGGGAAGAAACAATTTATAACTATGAGCGGGAAATCAACAAGACCTACAATAGTTGATTTAGGAAAATGGAGAACACCTCTTACAATATTGGTTTCAATTTTTTCTTTTATAGTAGTAATAGTTCCGTTTATAACAGTTGCTCTTACTTCTGTAACTATCAATATGGGTAAGCCTTTGTCTGCAAGAAATATTTCATTTAGATTTTGGAAACAAATGCTTACAAGAGATAGTATATTGAGTTCTACAATGAATAGTTTGATTGCAGCTTGTGCTGCAGCATTTTTGGGGATAATAATTTCTTGCATGATGGCTTATTTGCTTGAAAGAACGAGAGTTAAAGGAAGAAAGATTCCGGACTTTTTAATAACTGTAGGTTCAGGAACTCCAAGTATTGCAATAGCTCTTGCTCTTATAATGACAATGAGTGGAAAATTTGGAATAAATATTTATAATACAATTTATATTATGATAATTGCATATATGATTAAGTATATGTTAATGGGAATGAGGACTGTAGTATCAGGAATGAGTCAGGTACATCCTTCTCTAGAAGAAGCATCGCAAATTTCAGGAGCAGGTTGGCTTAGAATGGTTAAAGATGTTACCGCACCGCTTATAATGCCTTCAATAGTTGCAGGGATATTTTTAATATTTATGCCTTGTTTCTATGAACTTACTATGAGTACGCTTTTGTATTCATCACATACGAAGACAATCGGTTTTGAGCTTTACAATTATCAAACTTACCATAGTCAACAAATTGCAAGTGTACTTGCTACTGCAATTTTGATTTTTGTATTGGTAGTTAACTGGATTTTAAATAAACTTACAAAAGGTAAGTTTTCAATTTAG
- a CDS encoding D-glycero-alpha-D-manno-heptose-1,7-bisphosphate 7-phosphatase, which translates to MKIAFLDRDGTINLDYPDKDWKYIQRPVLLDGAIRGMKYLNERGFEIIIVSNQYIIGEGIITVEQFNSFHNQLLEILAINNIIVLDSFICPHSRTDSCKCCKPKIGLILQAIEKYPNIDLSQSIMCGDSISDFECAKTIGLKFYGINFGENRIKNLSDISIFVK; encoded by the coding sequence ATGAAAATTGCATTTTTAGACAGAGATGGGACTATTAATTTAGATTATCCTGATAAAGACTGGAAATATATTCAAAGACCTGTTTTATTAGATGGAGCAATACGAGGAATGAAATATCTTAATGAACGAGGGTTTGAAATAATTATTGTAAGTAATCAGTATATAATAGGGGAAGGAATTATTACGGTCGAACAATTTAACAGTTTTCATAATCAGCTTTTAGAGATATTAGCTATTAACAATATAATTGTATTAGATAGTTTTATTTGTCCTCATTCAAGAACTGACTCTTGTAAATGTTGTAAACCTAAAATAGGCTTGATTTTACAAGCTATTGAAAAATATCCAAATATAGATTTATCGCAATCAATTATGTGTGGGGATTCCATAAGTGATTTTGAATGTGCGAAGACCATAGGGTTGAAATTTTATGGTATTAATTTTGGAGAAAATAGAATAAAAAACTTGTCTGATATATCTATTTTTGTAAAATAA
- a CDS encoding metal ABC transporter ATP-binding protein — translation MDEIAVKVEDLTIAYYLKPVVWDVDLDIKRGKLTAILGPNGAGKSTLLKAMLNLIPISSGKISFFGKPYKEFRKDISYVPQSESVDWDFPTDVLDVVMMGTYGKLGWIKRAGKKERELSLEALKKLGMEEFVDRQISDLSGGQQQRVFLARALVQDSEIYFLDEPLKGVDAKTEKEIMKILKELRDSGKTIIVVHHDLRTVEEYFDEVVLLNKLVVASGSVREVFTEENINKAYRV, via the coding sequence ATGGACGAAATAGCTGTAAAAGTTGAAGATTTAACTATTGCCTATTATCTTAAACCTGTAGTTTGGGATGTGGATTTGGATATTAAAAGAGGTAAACTTACCGCGATTTTGGGACCAAACGGTGCAGGTAAATCGACTTTGTTAAAGGCAATGTTAAATTTAATTCCCATTTCATCCGGAAAAATTTCATTTTTCGGCAAGCCTTATAAGGAATTTAGAAAAGATATTTCTTATGTGCCACAAAGTGAGTCTGTCGATTGGGATTTTCCGACAGATGTTTTGGATGTTGTTATGATGGGAACTTATGGGAAGCTCGGTTGGATAAAAAGAGCAGGTAAAAAAGAAAGAGAATTGTCTTTAGAGGCTTTAAAGAAACTTGGAATGGAAGAGTTTGTCGATAGGCAAATAAGCGATCTTTCCGGCGGCCAACAACAGAGAGTTTTCTTAGCGAGAGCATTAGTTCAAGATAGTGAAATTTATTTTTTAGATGAACCGCTAAAAGGGGTTGATGCTAAAACGGAAAAAGAAATTATGAAAATTTTGAAAGAACTTAGAGATAGCGGAAAGACAATCATAGTTGTTCATCATGATTTGAGAACTGTTGAGGAATATTTTGATGAGGTTGTACTTTTAAATAAATTGGTTGTTGCATCAGGTTCTGTTAGAGAAGTTTTTACTGAAGAAAATATAAATAAGGCATATAGGGTGTAG